GAAGCCATTATATGGTAGAGTCAGGGTTCTTTATAACATCATTTGCCGCAACAATCTTCATTGGTGGCCTTATAATTGTTGGGGTCTTATTAATAACGTTGCTAATTGCATTAACAATTATGCTACAATCTTGTGAAAGTAAGAGCGCAGGGGCTGTTGAAATTTCGGGAGATGATTACAATTATTGCAAAATCTATGCAATGCATGCCGAACTTAACAGCTTGGGAGTAGATGATTTCCCTTCAATTTGCAAGGATCTTACCATCCCATATATCAAAGAAGGCCAATATTTAAGAGATCTAAATTTTTCTACGTTGCTAGCTGAGGATTACTTCAACAGTTTTATGCCACTCGATGATGGTCTAGATGTGGTCTTGATGGACATAGATGATCTTCTTCCTTCAAATTTTCATTACAACAATCAGTTGTTGCACCAGTAATTTCCCTTAACCTGTTAATATAATTGTTGTCATTTTGTTGTGGAATGCATATTGCACCTCTCATGTTCAAATATTAATCATGGGGCATATTTTAGGCATTCTTTTAACATGCAATTGTTCATTGCTCTGCTCGGTTGGTAATATTATATCTTTGCATCTATTCCTTCCCCAGTCTGATGCATTGCCTGCTCTTAGTTTGGTGATTTCACAGATAATGTCGTTGCTTACTCCTTTACAATTTGTCTCCTCTTATCTCAAAAAATATGCCTTTGGATCTTATATTATTTTCTCTTGGAACAGATTCAGTAAATTTGATTGTGATGATTGTGTTGAAAAGGCAAAAATTTTGAGGTGCACTACCATCCTGAGATTATATGTGAAGCTTCAAGCAAGTGGGTGGCCTTTGATCTTGTTATCGAGGAAGCCTGAGAAACACCGGAATGCCACCATAGAGCATCTTTTATCTGCTGGTTTTGGAGGTTGGTCCTCTTTGATTATGAGGTATACTTCCTATTCCCGTTCTTTTAACATTGCAACTGAATTCATTAATAGAAAATGACAAGAAATTTTGATACATTATTGTACCTTTTGTATTCTTTATTAAAATGCTGAAGACAACCAAACATCACATGATACCTTGTAAGGTATTAAGTTTCTTGGAGATACTGGGTTTCACTAGGTGGGGTTTTTGGAAAAGAGATAAGGCCTTCATAAAACACAGAGAGGGTGCTGTAAGGCAAAGGTTTTGCAGTCACCAGAAAATGTATACTCTAAAGTGGAGCCTGCTTCCTGTTTTTTAAACTGATgggaaatttctaaaatttgcaAAAAATCTTGTGTTGGTTGGCATTTTGTGTGATTGTCTTAGATTGGAAATGTAGATGTTCTTAAGTTTTGGGGATTGTGTTTCCTAGTTTTTCCACACCATCTAAGGAAAAGTTTGTAGAAATAGGTTCGTCACTTCCGAGCTATTACCTCTTTCTATACTGCATTCTGCAGTTTTTTTTTCAGTTTCTGGGTTATGCTTCTTGCTTCTGTTCATCATGTAATCTCCTGTCCAATTTGATAACTTGAACACTAA
This region of Malania oleifera isolate guangnan ecotype guangnan chromosome 10, ASM2987363v1, whole genome shotgun sequence genomic DNA includes:
- the LOC131167017 gene encoding uncharacterized protein At2g39920 isoform X1, which translates into the protein MSAYGHEMERGYSARSLSSREGSAVGSHYMVESGFFITSFAATIFIGGLIIVGVLLITLLIALTIMLQSCESKSAGAVEISGDDYNYCKIYAMHAELNSLGVDDFPSICKDLTIPYIKEGQYLRDLNFSTLLAEDYFNSFMPLDDGLDVVLMDIDDLLPSNFHYNNQLLHQFSKFDCDDCVEKAKILRCTTILRLYVKLQASGWPLILLSRKPEKHRNATIEHLLSAGFGGWSSLIMRLDDEIQMNSSQYFSRRRAIMQEEGFRIAGTISSQMDALTGPCLGKRIFKLPNPIFYYNSEHHFIESTNQQR
- the LOC131167017 gene encoding uncharacterized protein At2g39920 isoform X2: MSAYGHEMERGYSARSLSSREGSVGSHYMVESGFFITSFAATIFIGGLIIVGVLLITLLIALTIMLQSCESKSAGAVEISGDDYNYCKIYAMHAELNSLGVDDFPSICKDLTIPYIKEGQYLRDLNFSTLLAEDYFNSFMPLDDGLDVVLMDIDDLLPSNFHYNNQLLHQFSKFDCDDCVEKAKILRCTTILRLYVKLQASGWPLILLSRKPEKHRNATIEHLLSAGFGGWSSLIMRLDDEIQMNSSQYFSRRRAIMQEEGFRIAGTISSQMDALTGPCLGKRIFKLPNPIFYYNSEHHFIESTNQQR